Proteins from a genomic interval of Solidesulfovibrio sp.:
- the cas2 gene encoding CRISPR-associated endonuclease Cas2: MARDGQYVVVYDLTDNKERTQVAKILQGFGCRVQKSVFECRLSESMRNRLTAQLENLCLQTGGVRLYRINACASSIAIGQCSASFDEETFAYVL, from the coding sequence GTGGCCAGAGACGGGCAATACGTTGTCGTCTATGACCTGACCGACAATAAAGAACGAACGCAGGTCGCCAAAATCCTCCAGGGTTTCGGATGCCGGGTGCAGAAATCTGTGTTCGAATGCCGGCTGTCCGAATCCATGCGAAACCGACTGACCGCGCAACTGGAAAACCTCTGCCTGCAAACCGGCGGCGTGCGCCTGTATCGCATCAACGCATGCGCTTCTTCCATAGCCATCGGGCAGTGTTCAGCTTCCTTCGACGAGGAGACCTTCGCCTATGTCCTCTAA
- the cas1 gene encoding CRISPR-associated endonuclease Cas1: MSSKQEDPPYLDVLRRVSWHAMDIALENVRDDRAREHPLAVLQGVLLSAAANGRRPQPDFFFHPINRPLQNSIRKGLYRLEIVFPLASTRDVTHYADDLHRYLSNGDKNFRLADVGPPRQRSLQTVAADFPDIRPGIGELCLEFCTPFPFTPADKSQRLVIGREAFFLGLARRVETLFGIRLGNMDEAFSGATLLPYYWDYVQHRSHRAKSHPGEVWLHGVLGPLYIKGELDPVLPLLLVCAELHATQRKSSMGQGYYRLMAERPFFDAQLSDQRFFARALDELEQESDLAKDIALGPDREALAKRLHGEVLSWVSGPAAHQQQPIDKGVQARDSQPALRDLLVPKALAGLLAPYVDRMLHNAPVGYQLGKSRETAGRLIADAIREGRRYVLEADIAAFFDQGDRDLLLRGFTSLLPASDHLTSELLSACLRGEGKLDGSSYDPSKFTPVGAYDTSGPRHKGLPRESPLTPLLVNLRLDGFDEAMERLGYAVIRHAGDYVVLCESREEAEMAVMQIGALLAGIGLWLNPEKTRIRLIDARFSLPGPGSELVADEKEDAFMERAALRKPLFVTGFGAFVGLDGEAVIMRREDTPLVRVPSERLSEVFMFGDGAVSTKFLRKCADRRVPVSFCSAGGAFCGTIRSESKRAFETAALQAKRREAMTESEVVEVAKAIVRAKLAHYVAWFRRRVNGASEETAVLEKALAGMARAGTVAEARGFEGTASRRIYGVLISLLSEPGFAVGGRAPRKKADRFNVLLDFASYFLFTRLNVFLRSRGLNPYLGFLHSPEDRFESLTCDLQEPFRCRMDRMAVKLVNRGEIRLDDFEGAPGTGYRLRREAVGRLLERFERELATRLSSDDGTWGELLLAQTRVIFDWARGFGSLSFYGS; this comes from the coding sequence ATGTCCTCTAAGCAAGAGGACCCGCCGTATCTCGACGTCTTGCGCCGAGTGTCCTGGCACGCGATGGACATCGCCCTGGAAAATGTCCGCGACGATCGGGCCAGGGAACACCCACTGGCCGTGCTCCAGGGTGTCCTGCTCTCGGCGGCCGCCAACGGCCGCCGCCCACAGCCGGATTTCTTCTTCCATCCCATAAACCGGCCGCTCCAAAACAGCATCCGCAAGGGTCTCTACCGACTGGAGATCGTTTTTCCCCTAGCCTCGACGCGAGACGTCACGCACTACGCTGACGACCTGCACCGGTATCTTTCAAACGGTGACAAGAACTTTCGACTGGCCGACGTCGGACCGCCGCGCCAGCGGAGCCTCCAAACCGTTGCCGCCGATTTCCCAGACATCCGCCCCGGAATTGGGGAGCTATGTCTGGAATTTTGCACGCCTTTCCCCTTCACCCCGGCTGACAAGTCGCAGCGACTGGTCATCGGCCGCGAGGCCTTCTTCCTGGGTCTGGCCCGCCGAGTAGAGACGCTCTTCGGCATCCGCCTGGGAAACATGGATGAGGCTTTCTCCGGCGCGACCCTTTTGCCCTACTACTGGGACTATGTGCAGCATCGCAGCCACAGGGCCAAAAGCCACCCGGGCGAAGTCTGGCTTCACGGTGTACTCGGTCCGCTCTACATCAAGGGGGAGCTTGACCCTGTCTTGCCGCTTCTTTTGGTCTGCGCCGAACTCCACGCCACCCAGCGCAAGTCCTCCATGGGGCAAGGCTATTACCGCCTCATGGCCGAGCGGCCCTTTTTCGACGCGCAACTGAGCGACCAACGCTTCTTCGCTCGCGCCCTGGACGAACTGGAGCAGGAAAGCGACTTGGCCAAGGACATCGCGCTCGGCCCGGATCGGGAGGCGTTGGCCAAAAGGCTCCATGGAGAGGTGCTGTCCTGGGTCTCTGGCCCGGCTGCACACCAGCAACAACCCATCGACAAGGGAGTCCAGGCCAGGGACAGCCAGCCCGCGCTCCGTGATCTGCTCGTTCCAAAAGCCCTGGCCGGGCTTTTGGCCCCCTATGTGGACCGCATGCTGCATAACGCCCCGGTGGGCTATCAGCTTGGAAAATCTAGAGAGACCGCCGGACGCCTGATAGCCGACGCCATTCGTGAGGGGCGCCGCTATGTGCTTGAGGCCGATATCGCCGCGTTTTTCGATCAGGGGGACCGGGATTTGCTTTTGCGTGGTTTCACAAGCCTCCTGCCGGCCTCTGATCACCTGACCTCGGAGTTGCTGTCGGCCTGCCTCAGGGGCGAGGGGAAGCTGGATGGCTCCTCATATGATCCATCGAAATTCACTCCAGTCGGCGCGTATGACACTTCCGGTCCAAGGCATAAGGGACTACCCCGGGAGAGTCCGCTAACGCCGCTTCTGGTTAATTTGCGCCTGGACGGCTTCGACGAGGCTATGGAGCGACTTGGCTATGCGGTTATCCGTCATGCCGGGGACTATGTGGTCTTGTGCGAAAGTCGGGAAGAGGCCGAGATGGCCGTCATGCAGATTGGAGCCTTGCTGGCTGGGATTGGCTTGTGGCTCAACCCGGAGAAGACGCGTATACGCCTGATCGATGCCAGATTTTCGCTTCCTGGCCCGGGCAGTGAATTGGTTGCAGATGAGAAAGAGGACGCGTTTATGGAGCGGGCGGCGCTCAGAAAGCCGCTTTTTGTAACCGGTTTTGGCGCGTTCGTGGGTCTGGATGGCGAAGCAGTGATCATGCGTCGGGAAGATACGCCGCTCGTGCGCGTCCCCTCGGAGCGTCTGTCGGAGGTTTTCATGTTTGGGGACGGAGCGGTTTCCACGAAGTTTTTGCGCAAGTGTGCGGACCGTCGCGTTCCGGTGTCGTTTTGTTCGGCCGGGGGCGCCTTCTGTGGGACGATCCGGTCCGAGTCCAAGCGAGCTTTCGAGACGGCCGCGTTACAGGCCAAGCGGCGCGAGGCCATGACCGAGAGTGAGGTGGTCGAGGTGGCCAAGGCCATCGTCAGGGCCAAGCTGGCTCATTACGTGGCGTGGTTTCGACGCCGTGTGAATGGGGCGTCTGAGGAAACAGCGGTCTTAGAGAAGGCTCTGGCCGGCATGGCCCGGGCTGGGACAGTGGCCGAAGCTCGCGGTTTCGAGGGCACCGCTTCCCGCCGTATATATGGGGTATTGATCTCGTTGTTAAGCGAGCCTGGTTTCGCTGTCGGGGGGCGTGCTCCTAGGAAAAAGGCCGATCGGTTCAATGTCCTGCTCGATTTCGCCTCGTATTTTCTCTTTACTCGCCTCAATGTATTTTTGCGGTCCAGGGGGCTCAATCCGTATTTGGGTTTTCTGCACAGTCCCGAGGACCGCTTCGAGTCCCTCACTTGCGATCTACAAGAGCCGTTTCGCTGCCGCATGGACCGGATGGCAGTCAAGCTGGTCAATCGCGGCGAGATTCGGCTGGATGATTTCGAGGGTGCACCGGGGACGGGTTATCGGCTCAGACGCGAAGCAGTGGGACGTCTTCTTGAGCGCTTCGAGCGTGAATTGGCCACACGTCTCTCAAGTGACGATGGGACCTGGGGCGAATTGCTCTTGGCCCAGACCAGGGTGATATTTGACTGGGCGCGCGGTTTTGGGAGCCTGTCGTTTTATGGCTCGTGA
- a CDS encoding RNA repair transcriptional activator RtcR family protein has product MGTILLSWVGHTDRKILKAHASDPEYPGPIGRAIKACNPDKTVLLFDLKPDQGDQDCDDFKAILPAAWRNRVKVRPVRLADPTDYTAIYEASRQALSCCAQEEPDAKFLVHISSGSPAMHAVWIILAKTEYPAKLIQTSREKEVQEIDIPFGLSLRALPGFLSLSDDRLGAIRASLPKTAAFDGIVGESKILEEQKILAKRIAMISEPVLILGQSGTGKELFARAIHQASNRNEGPFVPVNCGAIPESLIESELFGHEKGAFTGATEKFDGKFAQADGGVIFLDEIGEMPLAMQVRLLRVLQEKKYCRVGGRKELSANCRIIAATNREILTEVVAGRFREDLYYRLAQLILRLPSLDERGLQDKRLLIRYILKNLNDSANTKWQFYKEKQLDADAMKLVLNTFFPGNVRQLEHIVTRAALLYSPLEARIIDAEAISCAISDDWHDNAAIRAWPELGGGIDLDGMLRDCEAHYLKKAIERTQGNLTQAAKLLGLTRQTFSSRLKNYAELKHRVDASPKPNPKPGQPGNTVPKK; this is encoded by the coding sequence GTGGGCACAATACTACTGAGCTGGGTGGGGCATACGGACAGAAAGATCCTCAAGGCGCACGCTTCCGACCCGGAATATCCCGGCCCAATAGGAAGGGCCATAAAAGCCTGCAACCCGGACAAGACTGTTCTGCTCTTCGACCTCAAGCCTGATCAGGGCGACCAAGACTGCGATGACTTCAAGGCGATCCTGCCTGCTGCCTGGCGCAACCGAGTCAAGGTCCGCCCGGTCCGGCTTGCCGACCCGACCGATTACACAGCCATCTACGAAGCCAGCCGCCAAGCCCTCTCTTGCTGCGCCCAAGAGGAGCCGGACGCCAAGTTTCTTGTCCACATCAGTTCCGGGTCGCCGGCCATGCACGCCGTCTGGATCATCCTGGCCAAAACCGAATACCCGGCCAAGCTGATCCAGACATCAAGGGAAAAAGAAGTCCAGGAGATTGACATCCCCTTCGGACTATCGCTTCGGGCCTTGCCCGGTTTTTTATCGCTCAGCGACGACCGACTCGGCGCCATCCGCGCCAGCCTCCCTAAGACAGCAGCCTTCGATGGGATTGTGGGAGAGAGCAAGATCCTGGAAGAACAAAAGATCCTGGCCAAGCGAATAGCCATGATTTCAGAGCCGGTCCTTATCCTCGGTCAATCTGGTACGGGCAAGGAACTCTTCGCCAGGGCCATCCACCAAGCGAGCAACCGCAATGAGGGGCCCTTTGTTCCAGTCAATTGCGGCGCGATACCGGAAAGTCTCATCGAATCCGAACTGTTCGGCCATGAAAAAGGTGCCTTTACTGGCGCGACCGAAAAGTTTGACGGGAAATTCGCCCAGGCCGATGGCGGCGTGATCTTTCTGGATGAGATCGGCGAAATGCCGCTGGCCATGCAGGTCAGGCTCCTGCGTGTCCTGCAAGAGAAAAAATATTGCCGCGTTGGAGGCCGGAAGGAACTTTCAGCCAACTGTCGCATCATCGCGGCCACGAATAGGGAGATTCTCACTGAAGTGGTGGCTGGGCGCTTCCGGGAGGATTTATATTATCGTCTAGCCCAACTCATATTGCGCCTGCCCAGCCTGGATGAAAGGGGTCTGCAAGATAAGCGCCTCCTGATCAGATATATTCTTAAGAACCTGAACGATAGCGCCAACACCAAATGGCAATTTTATAAGGAAAAACAACTTGATGCAGACGCCATGAAGCTCGTGCTGAATACGTTTTTTCCTGGAAACGTAAGGCAGCTTGAACATATCGTAACCAGGGCAGCACTCCTTTACTCTCCTTTAGAGGCTCGCATCATCGACGCCGAGGCCATAAGCTGCGCAATTTCTGATGACTGGCATGACAATGCGGCAATACGAGCATGGCCTGAACTCGGAGGTGGGATCGATCTTGACGGTATGCTGCGTGATTGTGAGGCGCATTATTTAAAAAAGGCCATAGAGCGTACGCAAGGCAACCTCACACAGGCGGCGAAACTGCTCGGATTGACCCGTCAAACTTTCAGCAGCCGACTGAAAAACTATGCCGAGCTCAAACATCGGGTCGACGCATCGCCCAAGCCGAACCCAAAACCGGGCCAGCCTGGAAACACGGTCCCCAAGAAATAA
- a CDS encoding RAMP superfamily CRISPR-associated protein codes for MKTFSITFAYEALEDFHCGDGLGLIGWFDAGQQSELQAERRIPIIRAETFKGLLRDACHTLCKMPFYCQEWSATPEKKAYSLNDVFNALFNHNCGDGPLYRSLRPVKSSLDSQPNPFRLLAQTAIDPKKGRAMDRSLRILECGRASTVLSGEIRFRGEKGFVEAASSLLRDGLLFLRRIGGRRSRGLGAVSLVSEPTLHELTADRPDEVLGSCMDSFVMDAPVNLVIMVEALEAVHVSAGEQTGNLLRCLDHVPGSVLLGAFRHEWRLLPDSENGKAEAARLLADEGPVSVGTLLPLPETSADTFVAGQVPLSVPISWQYEKGHGGHSLGDYKPHFLFWEQRADEETPLKRFDKHYFWEGAAYAPSKEFILRNRLSTKTGTTGDEEGNLFEVERVPAGTRFAARIHFAASRDARRFLKTFARLFDRQTPGWFGLGKGRSPVMIRQWRVDKPAPTPSPTPRAFALHVESPLLVRDGFLNFHTSLEQAIEALWTKSHPGSAFPYAFDRRFERTRTCRRFSPSGGLPHFSVLVIAPRTSCWLKANKGATEAELLDAFVWLATAAAGRGLGECTHQGFGRLRLETEKPVVETETSDHEARPGAFSRNKREEMLRAAKAFSEAHKQHIGALSVSQWHYLYEYMRHGGDMEDFIGRDSRSGKEWQTHIDMDIARKLTLFVNKYSLDFLRVLLRYRALFSQ; via the coding sequence ATGAAAACATTCTCCATCACTTTCGCCTACGAAGCCTTGGAGGATTTCCACTGCGGTGACGGACTGGGGCTGATCGGCTGGTTCGATGCCGGTCAGCAGTCCGAACTTCAAGCCGAGCGACGCATCCCCATCATCCGGGCCGAGACGTTCAAGGGCCTTTTACGCGACGCCTGCCATACGCTTTGCAAGATGCCTTTTTACTGTCAGGAATGGAGCGCGACCCCCGAAAAAAAAGCCTATTCCTTGAATGATGTTTTCAATGCGCTCTTCAACCATAACTGCGGCGATGGCCCCTTGTATCGTTCTCTGCGCCCAGTAAAATCTTCTTTAGATTCCCAACCTAATCCCTTCCGCTTATTGGCCCAGACAGCGATAGATCCGAAAAAAGGCAGGGCAATGGACCGCAGTCTGCGCATCTTGGAATGCGGCCGGGCCTCTACGGTGTTGTCCGGGGAGATTCGTTTTCGTGGGGAAAAGGGTTTTGTTGAAGCCGCCAGTTCCTTATTACGCGATGGCCTCCTTTTTCTGCGGCGCATCGGAGGGCGGCGCTCTCGGGGCCTCGGAGCGGTCTCGCTTGTCAGCGAGCCAACGCTGCACGAACTCACGGCCGATAGACCTGATGAGGTTCTGGGCAGCTGCATGGATTCTTTTGTGATGGATGCTCCGGTCAATCTCGTCATCATGGTGGAGGCGTTGGAAGCCGTTCATGTCTCGGCAGGCGAGCAGACAGGGAACCTCTTGCGCTGTTTGGACCATGTTCCTGGATCGGTCCTTCTTGGGGCCTTTCGCCATGAATGGCGCCTGCTGCCCGATTCCGAGAACGGCAAGGCTGAAGCGGCCCGGCTTTTGGCTGACGAGGGGCCTGTTAGCGTAGGCACTCTGTTGCCTTTGCCCGAGACGAGCGCCGACACCTTCGTGGCAGGTCAAGTCCCTTTGTCCGTGCCCATCTCCTGGCAGTACGAAAAGGGTCATGGGGGCCATAGCCTTGGCGATTACAAACCCCACTTCCTGTTTTGGGAGCAAAGGGCAGACGAGGAGACCCCCCTCAAACGCTTTGACAAGCACTATTTCTGGGAAGGTGCGGCGTACGCGCCGTCAAAGGAATTCATCCTGCGCAATCGGCTGTCCACGAAAACCGGCACAACGGGCGACGAGGAGGGCAATCTTTTCGAGGTCGAGCGCGTCCCGGCCGGGACGCGCTTCGCCGCCAGAATCCACTTTGCTGCCAGCCGGGATGCAAGGCGCTTCCTCAAGACTTTCGCTCGTCTCTTTGATCGGCAAACTCCAGGCTGGTTTGGCCTGGGGAAGGGAAGAAGTCCGGTGATGATCCGTCAGTGGCGCGTTGACAAACCCGCGCCGACGCCCAGTCCGACGCCTCGAGCCTTTGCGCTTCATGTGGAGTCCCCCTTGCTCGTGCGCGATGGTTTTCTCAATTTCCACACAAGTCTCGAGCAGGCTATTGAGGCGTTGTGGACAAAGTCCCATCCCGGCAGCGCGTTCCCCTACGCCTTTGATCGGCGTTTTGAGCGAACGAGGACATGCAGGCGATTTTCTCCTTCCGGCGGCCTGCCCCATTTCTCTGTCTTGGTCATTGCACCGCGAACGTCGTGTTGGCTCAAAGCCAACAAAGGCGCCACGGAAGCAGAACTCCTCGATGCCTTTGTTTGGCTGGCGACCGCTGCCGCTGGCAGGGGTCTTGGAGAGTGTACCCATCAAGGTTTCGGTCGCCTGCGCCTGGAGACCGAAAAGCCTGTTGTTGAAACCGAGACTTCCGACCACGAAGCAAGACCAGGAGCGTTCTCCCGGAACAAACGCGAGGAGATGCTCCGCGCAGCCAAGGCTTTTTCCGAAGCACACAAACAACACATCGGGGCACTTTCTGTAAGCCAATGGCATTATCTTTATGAATACATGCGCCATGGTGGAGACATGGAAGATTTTATTGGCAGGGATTCTCGTTCTGGGAAGGAATGGCAAACGCATATTGATATGGATATTGCTCGTAAATTAACCTTGTTCGTCAATAAATATAGTCTGGATTTTCTCAGGGTGTTGTTGAGATATAGAGCTCTTTTTTCTCAATAG
- a CDS encoding RAMP superfamily CRISPR-associated protein, whose amino-acid sequence METQNEQFVYMAVIEGQIVLDSVLHVGSGEALEYVGASCCFRDGAGRLVIPGSSLAGVFISRILELTQDENLLKKMTAKHKASTKEASLHSSVFRFATARLVAEESLPPSISQVRDMIRIDITTRTAKEGGKFAKEIVWPGLRFLFRLELDMSHLTGQEAEDLLALSWRVLAGEWGALGFVGGSSARGMGWFHLEGLSLRLVDSVPSLRAWIEGQPLEPVPNERLPRIDNAAMGHKVWDLRLDIRQEPGGYGIWPAIVRTPKGDPHSEADVGFTWVYRFSLDSDKKWGKRLVQVIPGSSLRGAARSLLARLARSGRVDWTTQDVADLFGNQDMASPLRFCDAYLDADDRYKMVQERVALDAFTRGVYGSAKFNLEPLFGGTFTGRIALQRGNPPNETGLKMIQALFDWGGEDFPFLLLGGGGSPLVWRDVSHGEN is encoded by the coding sequence ATGGAAACGCAAAATGAGCAATTTGTCTACATGGCCGTCATTGAAGGCCAGATCGTCTTAGACAGTGTTCTGCATGTAGGCTCCGGTGAGGCCCTTGAATACGTCGGGGCGTCGTGTTGTTTTCGCGACGGAGCCGGACGCCTCGTCATCCCGGGGAGTTCCTTGGCCGGTGTTTTCATCAGTCGAATCCTGGAGTTGACTCAGGACGAAAATCTTTTGAAAAAAATGACGGCCAAGCACAAAGCGTCAACAAAAGAGGCGTCTCTTCACTCGTCGGTTTTTCGGTTTGCCACTGCTCGGCTCGTGGCTGAAGAAAGCCTTCCGCCAAGCATATCACAGGTCCGAGATATGATCAGGATCGACATAACCACCAGGACGGCGAAGGAGGGGGGGAAATTCGCCAAGGAAATTGTCTGGCCCGGGCTGCGTTTTCTTTTTCGGCTGGAGTTGGATATGTCCCATCTGACCGGGCAAGAAGCGGAGGATCTTCTGGCGCTGTCCTGGCGAGTTTTGGCTGGAGAGTGGGGTGCGTTGGGATTTGTCGGGGGAAGCTCGGCCAGAGGCATGGGATGGTTTCATCTGGAGGGTCTTTCTCTCAGGCTCGTGGATTCGGTCCCTTCCTTGCGCGCCTGGATTGAAGGCCAGCCTCTGGAACCAGTCCCCAACGAAAGACTCCCTCGCATAGACAACGCGGCCATGGGCCATAAAGTCTGGGATTTACGGCTCGACATCCGCCAAGAACCGGGGGGATACGGAATATGGCCGGCCATCGTGCGTACGCCCAAGGGCGATCCTCACTCTGAAGCCGACGTTGGATTCACTTGGGTTTACCGTTTCAGCCTTGATTCGGACAAGAAGTGGGGGAAACGGCTGGTCCAGGTCATTCCCGGATCATCCCTGCGTGGGGCGGCTCGCTCACTTCTCGCTCGTTTGGCGCGAAGCGGCCGCGTCGATTGGACCACCCAAGATGTGGCTGACCTGTTTGGGAACCAGGACATGGCTTCGCCCCTTCGTTTTTGCGACGCCTATCTCGACGCAGACGACCGATATAAGATGGTCCAGGAACGTGTCGCTCTGGATGCGTTTACGCGCGGGGTTTATGGTTCGGCCAAATTCAACCTTGAGCCCCTCTTCGGCGGAACGTTCACAGGGCGGATTGCTCTTCAACGCGGGAATCCTCCAAATGAAACTGGTCTGAAAATGATCCAGGCCCTTTTCGATTGGGGCGGTGAGGATTTTCCGTTTTTGCTCCTGGGAGGGGGCGGATCGCCCTTGGTGTGGAGGGATGTAAGCCATGGCGAAAACTGA
- a CDS encoding DUF6915 family protein, whose translation MADFELHCRETQIILGDRFEAVHLWLDEFFLSPQYGTRHRRLRHHQAGIYEAARLFGPEAARAARIHILTDLRMEGWNEGYPFPQDEAHFVALGLW comes from the coding sequence ATGGCAGATTTTGAGCTCCACTGTCGCGAGACGCAGATTATCCTCGGCGATCGCTTCGAAGCCGTCCACCTCTGGCTGGATGAATTTTTTTTATCGCCACAGTATGGGACGCGACATCGCCGACTACGGCACCATCAAGCAGGTATTTACGAGGCTGCAAGACTATTTGGCCCTGAAGCTGCCCGCGCGGCCAGGATACACATTCTGACCGATTTACGCATGGAAGGCTGGAATGAAGGGTATCCATTCCCTCAGGACGAGGCACATTTTGTCGCCCTTGGACTTTGGTAA